From Triticum urartu cultivar G1812 chromosome 2, Tu2.1, whole genome shotgun sequence, a single genomic window includes:
- the LOC125539420 gene encoding aquaporin TIP2-3: protein MVKLAFGSLGDSFSATSVRSYVAEFIATLLFVFAGVGSAISYGQLTQGGALDPAGLVAIAIAHAFALFVGVAMAANISGGHLNPAVTFGLAVGGHVTILTGLFYWVAQLLGATVACLLLQFVTHGQPMPTHAVSGISEVEGVVMEIVITFALVYTVYATAADPKKGSLGTIAPMAIGFIVGANILAAGPFSGGSMNPARSFGPAVAAGNFSGHWVYWVGPLIGGGLAGLVYGDVFIASYQPVGHQEYP from the exons ATGGTGAAGCTTGCATTTGGAAGCTTGGGCGACTCGTTCAGCGCCACGTCCGTCAGATCCTATGTCGCGGAGTTCATCGCCACCCTCCTCTTCGTGTTCGCCGGCGTCGGGTCCGCCATTTCCTACG GGCAACTGACGCAGGGTGGCGCGCTGGACCCCGCTGGCCTTGTGGCGATCGCCATCGCCCATGCCTTCGCCCTCTTCGTCGGTGTGGCCATGGCGGCCAACATCTCCGGCGGCCACCTGAACCCCGCCGTCACGTTCGGCCTCGCCGTCGGCGGCCACGTCACCATCCTCACTGGGCTCTTCTACTGGGTCGCCCAGCTGCTCGGCGCCACCGTGGCATGCCTCCTCCTGCAGTTTGTCACCCACGGCCAG CCTATGCCGACGCACGCCGTGTCCGGGATCAGCGAGGTCGAGGGCGTGGTGATGGAGATCGTGATCACCTTCGCGCTGGTGTACACGGTGTACGCCACGGCGGCCGACCCCAAGAAGGGCTCCCTCGGCACCATCGCGCCCATGGCGATCGGCTTCATCGTCGGCGCCAACATCCTCGCCGCCGGGCCCTTCAGCGGCGGCTCCATGAACCCGGCGCGCTCCTTCGGCCCGGCCGTGGCGGCCGGCAACTTCTCCGGCCACTGGGTGTACTGGGTCGGGCCGCTCATCGGCGGCGGCCTCGCCGGGCTCGTCTACGGCGACGTGTTCATCGCCTCCTACCAGCCGGTCGGCCACCAGGAGTACCCGTGA